One region of Priestia megaterium genomic DNA includes:
- a CDS encoding MBL fold metallo-hydrolase, whose translation MSLHFSVLASGSTGNAILVSDGEHSLLVDAGLSGKQMEALFQQVNRNIPDLSGILVTHEHSDHIKGLGVLARKYKLPIFANEKTWNAMDGLIGNIDTEQKFHFEIGQTKSFGQLEVESFGVSHDAAEPMFYVFHQGSKKLTLITDTGYVSDRMKGTIKNSDMYVFESNHDVEMLRMGRYPWSIKRRILSDVGHVSNEDAALAMADVIGDQTKRIYLAHLSQDNNMKEIARMSVAQVLQQKDINVEDNILLCDTDPKRPTDIVYV comes from the coding sequence ATGAGCCTGCATTTCAGCGTGCTAGCGAGTGGGAGCACAGGAAATGCGATTTTAGTAAGTGATGGAGAACATTCCTTACTAGTTGATGCGGGGCTGAGCGGAAAACAAATGGAAGCTCTCTTTCAACAAGTAAATCGCAATATCCCGGATTTATCAGGAATTTTAGTGACTCACGAACATAGTGACCATATTAAAGGACTAGGTGTTCTGGCACGTAAATATAAGCTCCCTATTTTCGCAAATGAAAAAACGTGGAACGCAATGGACGGCTTGATCGGCAACATTGATACGGAACAGAAGTTTCACTTTGAAATTGGCCAAACGAAATCGTTTGGTCAATTGGAAGTGGAGTCTTTTGGCGTTTCGCATGATGCCGCAGAGCCTATGTTTTATGTCTTTCATCAAGGGTCTAAAAAATTGACCCTTATTACGGATACCGGCTATGTAAGTGACCGCATGAAAGGTACGATTAAAAATAGTGATATGTACGTATTTGAAAGCAATCATGATGTTGAAATGCTGAGAATGGGGCGCTACCCTTGGAGCATTAAAAGACGAATTTTAAGCGACGTAGGACATGTATCAAATGAAGACGCGGCGCTTGCAATGGCAGATGTAATTGGAGATCAAACCAAACGCATTTACTTGGCGCATTTGAGTCAAGACAATAACATGAAGGAAATTGCCCGCATGTCGGTTGCACAAGTGTTACAACAAAAAGACATCAATGTAGAGGACAATATTCTCCTATGTGATACTGATCCAAAAAGACCAACTGATATTGTTTATGTATAG
- a CDS encoding S1C family serine protease, with protein MINEGFGDSVEHYDEGQEPNSRPPKRRRGYFASALIGAIIGALIVLLLMPALVRNGILPYGWMNDENGDEQTGSTIQKSVSLDVTTAVTKAVSEANAAVVGVVNIQNSESFWNDERTDAGTGSGVIYKKQGNKAYIVTNYHVIKGANEIEVSFSNGTRVSAKILGSDDLMDLAVLEIDAGHVTKVATFGNSDKLKAGEPVIAIGNPLGLQFSGSVTQGVVSGVNRVIPQDLNGDGNPDWQSEVIQTDAAINPGNSGGALVNIDGELIGINSMKIAQEAVEGIGLAIPINMARPIINDLERYGEVRRPYLGVSTLSLSEVSGYHLKETLKLPHDVVNGVAVLKVEPGSPAAKAGLKEYDVIVELDHSKVRDIATLRKHLYIEKEIGDKMNVTFYRDGKKKSTEVKLTRQMK; from the coding sequence ATGATAAATGAAGGGTTCGGTGATAGTGTGGAACATTATGATGAAGGCCAAGAGCCGAATAGTCGGCCGCCTAAACGCCGCAGAGGATATTTCGCTTCTGCTCTGATTGGAGCTATTATAGGTGCACTTATTGTACTGCTTCTTATGCCAGCCTTGGTGAGGAACGGGATTTTGCCATACGGATGGATGAATGATGAAAACGGAGATGAACAAACAGGGTCTACGATACAAAAGTCAGTATCTCTTGACGTCACTACGGCCGTCACAAAAGCTGTTTCCGAAGCCAATGCAGCAGTTGTAGGAGTTGTAAACATTCAGAACTCTGAAAGCTTTTGGAATGATGAACGAACTGATGCCGGGACAGGCTCAGGTGTTATTTACAAAAAGCAAGGCAATAAAGCTTATATTGTGACAAACTATCATGTCATTAAAGGCGCTAACGAAATTGAAGTGAGCTTCAGTAACGGTACAAGGGTATCAGCTAAAATTCTTGGCAGCGATGATTTAATGGACTTAGCAGTTCTTGAAATTGATGCAGGTCACGTGACAAAAGTGGCTACCTTCGGAAATTCTGATAAGCTTAAAGCTGGTGAACCAGTGATTGCTATCGGAAACCCGCTAGGCCTTCAATTTTCTGGATCCGTTACACAAGGAGTTGTCTCAGGAGTTAACCGTGTCATTCCTCAAGATTTGAATGGCGATGGAAATCCTGATTGGCAATCAGAAGTCATTCAAACAGATGCCGCAATTAACCCTGGCAATAGCGGGGGTGCTCTTGTTAATATTGATGGTGAATTAATAGGCATTAATTCCATGAAAATTGCCCAAGAAGCAGTTGAAGGCATTGGTCTTGCAATACCAATTAACATGGCTAGGCCCATTATTAATGACTTAGAACGATATGGTGAAGTTAGACGTCCGTATCTTGGAGTTAGTACACTATCATTAAGTGAGGTATCAGGGTATCATTTAAAAGAAACCCTTAAGTTACCGCATGATGTAGTAAACGGAGTCGCTGTTCTAAAAGTCGAGCCAGGTTCGCCAGCCGCTAAAGCTGGGTTGAAGGAATATGATGTGATTGTTGAGCTAGATCACAGCAAAGTAAGGGATATTGCGACACTTCGCAAACACCTCTACATTGAAAAAGAAATTGGCGATAAAATGAATGTAACGTTCTATCGTGATGGCAAAAAGAAATCCACAGAAGTAAAATTAACTCGTCAAATGAAGTAA
- the rlmH gene encoding 23S rRNA (pseudouridine(1915)-N(3))-methyltransferase RlmH, which produces MNISIITIGKLKEKYLKQGIEEYLKRLSSYAKVEIIELADEKAPENLSESEMEQVKQKEGERILAKISDDTHVIALAINGKQKSSEELAKEIDSLATYGKSKVAFVIGGSLGLSSEVMKRSNAALSFSKMTFPHQLMRLVLVEQIYRAFRIIRNEPYHK; this is translated from the coding sequence GTGAATATCTCTATTATAACCATTGGGAAGTTAAAAGAAAAATACTTAAAACAAGGCATTGAAGAATATTTAAAGCGTTTATCAAGCTATGCAAAAGTAGAAATTATTGAGCTTGCAGATGAAAAAGCGCCCGAAAACTTAAGTGAATCTGAAATGGAACAGGTGAAACAAAAAGAAGGAGAGCGCATCTTAGCGAAAATCTCAGATGATACTCACGTGATCGCATTAGCTATCAACGGAAAACAAAAATCTTCCGAGGAACTGGCAAAAGAAATCGATTCATTAGCTACTTACGGAAAAAGTAAAGTAGCGTTTGTCATTGGTGGATCGCTTGGCTTAAGCAGCGAAGTAATGAAACGTTCAAACGCAGCTCTTTCTTTTTCAAAAATGACCTTTCCTCATCAGCTTATGCGCCTAGTATTAGTAGAACAAATTTACCGAGCTTTTCGTATTATTCGAAATGAACCTTATCATAAATAG
- a CDS encoding tRNA dihydrouridine synthase, with product MKDNFWHELPRPFFILAPMEAVTDVVFRHVVTEAARPDVFFTEFTNTESYCHPKGKDSVKGRLTFTDDEQPIVAHIWGDKPEYFRQMSIGMAEMGFRGIDINMGCPVQNVAGNGKGSGLIRRPDTAAEIIQAAKAGGLPVSVKTRLGYTQVDEWYEWLKHILEQDIVNLSIHLRTKKEMSDVDAHWELIPEIKKLRDEIAPHTLLTINGDIPDRQKGLELAEKYGVDGIMIGRGIFHNPFAFEKEKKEHTSEELLELLRLQLDLHDKYSEELEPRPFKPLRRFFKIYVRGFRGASELRNLLMSTETTDEVRALLDEFKDRAGVKEDEGFSVS from the coding sequence ATGAAAGATAATTTTTGGCATGAGTTGCCGCGTCCGTTTTTTATTTTGGCACCGATGGAAGCTGTGACGGATGTCGTTTTTCGCCATGTTGTGACTGAAGCAGCACGACCTGACGTATTTTTTACAGAGTTTACGAATACGGAAAGCTACTGCCATCCGAAAGGAAAAGATAGCGTAAAAGGACGTTTGACGTTTACAGATGATGAACAGCCAATCGTTGCGCACATTTGGGGAGACAAGCCTGAATACTTCCGTCAAATGAGTATCGGCATGGCCGAAATGGGCTTTCGCGGCATTGATATTAATATGGGTTGTCCTGTGCAGAACGTTGCAGGAAACGGAAAAGGTTCTGGTCTGATTCGACGTCCAGATACTGCGGCTGAGATTATCCAGGCAGCCAAAGCTGGAGGGCTTCCAGTAAGCGTAAAGACTCGTCTTGGCTATACGCAAGTTGATGAGTGGTACGAATGGCTGAAGCACATTCTAGAACAGGATATCGTGAACCTTTCTATTCACCTTCGTACGAAAAAAGAAATGAGCGATGTTGACGCGCACTGGGAGTTAATTCCGGAGATTAAGAAGCTTCGTGACGAAATTGCGCCTCATACGCTACTAACAATTAACGGTGATATTCCTGACCGCCAGAAAGGTCTTGAACTTGCGGAGAAGTACGGCGTTGATGGAATTATGATTGGACGCGGAATTTTCCATAATCCGTTTGCGTTTGAAAAAGAAAAGAAAGAGCACACAAGCGAAGAGCTCTTAGAACTTCTTCGCCTGCAGTTAGACCTTCATGACAAGTATTCTGAAGAGCTAGAGCCGCGCCCTTTTAAACCGCTTCGACGCTTTTTCAAAATTTACGTTCGCGGATTCCGCGGTGCAAGTGAATTAAGAAATCTGCTCATGAGCACGGAAACGACTGATGAAGTGCGTGCATTGCTTGATGAGTTTAAAGACAGAGCTGGAGTGAAAGAAGACGAAGGTTTTTCTGTTTCTTAA
- a CDS encoding YycH family regulatory protein gives MRYEHIKTAILVVLVASSLIMTYHIWTYQPSYKVISKNQHLQEVEVSSKSKIEDHILPTEVLYHRNDNHYMSHDEDDVNKWVNEMKKWKFSNVTDVSDAISPDGFLNYVHGSNSIEVLYPDALPLKTFQQLFSFSQTSLPNQTFDRVLIKIKRTPSFFVSVYLVNYEQKKIYSVTVKNLAKDDIKELEDKMKRTYAPSLVYKENKNRYIFLPENNITMNSEVYYTSMRHLDIEKYKEALFNNPDYARKETSTNRDVYTEGTKVINVNTKTDVMEYVNLVNSTTEVMEDYNLINRSFSFVNDHGGWTESNYRFNSWNRITKEISYRYYKDNYPVYSNQGMTEIYQRWGNAEILNYRRPLYRFVRVQDSSVEKLQSSQKVIQLIEKHQNFDPNLLKDISIGYQLEEVSQQPKTGEKTVEFNSNSVKLVPSWFYYYNSKWYRIAPPTEGGDNDGLE, from the coding sequence ATGAGATATGAACATATCAAAACGGCCATCTTAGTTGTTCTCGTCGCTTCCAGTTTAATTATGACGTATCATATATGGACGTATCAGCCTTCTTATAAGGTCATTTCAAAAAATCAACATTTGCAAGAAGTTGAAGTGAGTTCAAAAAGTAAAATAGAAGATCATATTCTTCCAACAGAAGTTCTCTATCATCGAAACGATAATCACTACATGTCTCACGATGAAGATGATGTAAACAAATGGGTAAATGAAATGAAAAAGTGGAAATTTTCGAATGTGACGGACGTTTCGGATGCTATTTCTCCTGATGGATTTTTAAATTATGTCCATGGAAGTAATTCTATTGAAGTGCTGTATCCAGACGCGCTACCTTTGAAAACATTTCAACAGCTTTTTTCATTTTCTCAAACGTCTTTGCCTAATCAAACATTTGACCGTGTACTCATTAAAATTAAGCGTACACCTTCCTTTTTCGTGAGCGTGTATCTTGTGAATTATGAGCAAAAAAAGATTTATTCGGTTACAGTCAAGAATTTGGCCAAAGATGATATCAAAGAATTAGAAGATAAAATGAAGCGTACGTATGCCCCGAGCCTTGTATATAAAGAAAACAAAAATCGGTATATCTTCCTTCCGGAAAATAATATTACGATGAATAGTGAAGTCTACTATACGAGCATGAGGCATTTAGATATTGAAAAATATAAAGAAGCGCTTTTTAACAACCCAGACTATGCACGGAAAGAAACGTCTACAAACCGAGATGTCTACACTGAAGGTACAAAAGTGATCAATGTCAATACGAAGACAGATGTGATGGAATATGTGAATCTTGTAAATTCCACGACCGAGGTAATGGAAGATTATAATTTAATAAATCGCAGCTTTAGCTTCGTTAATGACCACGGCGGCTGGACAGAATCTAATTACAGGTTCAACAGCTGGAATCGCATTACAAAAGAAATTAGCTATCGTTATTATAAAGATAACTATCCAGTGTACAGCAATCAGGGAATGACTGAAATATATCAAAGATGGGGAAATGCGGAGATTTTAAATTACCGTCGTCCTCTTTATCGTTTTGTAAGAGTACAGGACTCGAGTGTAGAAAAGCTGCAGTCATCTCAAAAGGTGATTCAATTAATTGAAAAACATCAAAACTTTGACCCGAATCTGTTAAAAGATATTTCAATAGGCTATCAGCTAGAAGAAGTGTCACAGCAGCCGAAAACCGGCGAAAAGACGGTTGAGTTTAATTCTAATTCTGTCAAACTCGTTCCTTCTTGGTTCTATTATTATAATAGCAAATGGTATCGAATTGCACCGCCGACCGAAGGAGGCGATAACGATGGATTGGAATAG
- a CDS encoding two-component system regulatory protein YycI, whose amino-acid sequence MDWNRTKTIFIFTFLILNIYLGYQIFKTHQEDQYSLFVESSVEEQLTSEGIEYKHLPVDVKEASSLNAKSKLFKDEDLKKLKEQKAALLEEKTIRSVLDKPFSVSEKSPEAKLSQFLKRYVISGKDYELWNVNKEKKTVTFFQQYKKHKIFDNENGMIIAHLNDKGEIISYEQTMLGSVKTLDDEQDVLTPLKALENLFLKGELKKKDSVTNVEFGYYTFDLPLLNSQVLAPTWHIVVNGDTSYFVNAFEGQIIKKGNK is encoded by the coding sequence ATGGATTGGAATAGAACAAAAACCATCTTTATTTTCACTTTCTTGATTCTTAATATTTACTTAGGCTATCAGATTTTTAAAACTCATCAAGAAGATCAGTACTCTCTATTTGTAGAGTCGAGCGTGGAAGAACAATTGACGAGTGAAGGCATTGAATATAAACATTTACCTGTAGATGTGAAGGAAGCTTCGTCGTTAAATGCTAAAAGTAAGCTGTTTAAAGATGAAGATTTAAAAAAGCTGAAAGAGCAAAAAGCAGCGCTGCTTGAGGAAAAAACAATTCGAAGCGTACTAGACAAACCTTTTTCAGTATCTGAAAAAAGTCCCGAAGCAAAGCTAAGTCAATTTCTAAAACGGTATGTTATCTCAGGTAAGGATTATGAGCTATGGAATGTTAACAAAGAGAAAAAAACAGTTACATTCTTTCAACAATATAAGAAGCATAAAATCTTTGATAATGAAAATGGCATGATCATTGCTCATTTAAATGATAAAGGTGAAATTATTTCGTATGAACAAACAATGCTAGGTTCTGTGAAAACGTTAGATGATGAGCAGGATGTTTTAACGCCTTTAAAAGCATTAGAAAATTTGTTTTTGAAGGGTGAATTGAAAAAGAAAGATTCTGTAACAAACGTAGAGTTTGGGTACTATACGTTTGATCTGCCGCTACTAAATTCTCAAGTTTTAGCACCAACTTGGCACATTGTTGTAAATGGAGATACGAGTTATTTTGTAAATGCCTTTGAAGGGCAGATTATTAAAAAAGGAAATAAATAA
- a CDS encoding CxxH/CxxC protein encodes MKIYCCLEHTELALDVMVDEIELAPVFEKIENSTDKKSCEYCDNEAIYVVGN; translated from the coding sequence ATGAAGATATATTGCTGTTTAGAACACACGGAACTAGCGCTGGATGTAATGGTAGATGAGATTGAGCTAGCACCGGTTTTTGAAAAAATAGAAAATTCAACTGACAAAAAAAGCTGCGAATATTGTGACAATGAAGCTATATATGTAGTAGGGAACTAA